From Dietzia sp. ANT_WB102, a single genomic window includes:
- a CDS encoding methylated-DNA--[protein]-cysteine S-methyltransferase — protein sequence MSAPAPRSPGGVARLLETAAGLMIVEATHEGIARLQQVDAADLHAADLHLAELDPAEPDDAGRGVGVDDVAAGAKAHLVRLAEQLEDYLAGTAREFDVPLDWAAAGVHDEFSREVYREIQHIPYGETSTYGQISMDAGRPRNARRVGRLCSLVPVPFVIPVHRVIRADGGMGNCPEYRLRLLHHERRNLEAARIGSPAAPFA from the coding sequence GTGAGCGCGCCCGCGCCGCGATCGCCCGGCGGCGTGGCGCGATTGCTCGAGACCGCGGCCGGGCTGATGATCGTCGAGGCCACACACGAGGGCATCGCACGGCTCCAGCAGGTCGATGCCGCAGATCTCCACGCTGCCGACCTCCACCTCGCAGAGCTCGACCCGGCCGAACCCGACGATGCTGGGCGTGGTGTGGGCGTCGACGACGTGGCGGCCGGAGCGAAGGCGCATCTCGTCCGCCTGGCGGAACAGCTGGAGGACTACCTGGCAGGGACAGCCCGTGAGTTCGACGTGCCGCTCGACTGGGCCGCTGCGGGAGTCCACGACGAATTCTCCCGCGAGGTATATCGCGAGATCCAGCACATCCCCTACGGCGAGACGTCTACGTACGGGCAGATCAGCATGGACGCCGGTCGGCCGCGCAACGCCCGCCGAGTGGGCAGACTCTGCTCGCTCGTCCCAGTGCCGTTCGTCATCCCCGTCCACCGCGTGATCCGCGCTGACGGCGGCATGGGCAACTGCCCCGAATACCGACTGCGACTGCTCCATCATGAGCGCCGCAACCTCGAAGCCGCTCGCATCGGGAGCCCGGCCGCTCCATTCGCGTAG
- the egtB gene encoding ergothioneine biosynthesis protein EgtB has protein sequence MTAGTVSTTARAESVVEKFLRVRGLTDLLASRLSPEDQIPQSMTAASPAAWHRAHTTWFFEEFVLGRLPGYTPPDPVFRFLFNSYYEAVGPRQPRPERGLITRPSVAEIGDFRARVDESVVDALEAGRVDERGLELMELGCHHEQQHQELLLADIKHLFSHNPTDPVYVHRSADPAVAVPGETGWLAVVEGIAEIGAQNPVDGDPGAAFSYDNERPRHRVWIPGGEVATRQVTVGEWKQFMADGGYSRPELWLSDGWATVQAEGWDAPGYWRREDDGPDADAVYGRWTTFTLSGRRPTVDAEPVIHVSFYEADAYARWAGGRLPTEFEWEIAATGWEIRDELDPDRCHPQPAAERTIGGVWEWTSSAYLPYPGFVTEEGAAGEYNGKFMSDQHVLRGGSAFTPAGHTRHTYRNFYPAASRWAATGLRLAR, from the coding sequence ATGACAGCTGGAACCGTCTCCACCACCGCGCGCGCCGAGAGCGTGGTCGAGAAGTTCCTGCGAGTCCGCGGGCTCACTGACCTGCTCGCATCCCGGCTCAGTCCCGAGGACCAGATCCCGCAGTCGATGACCGCCGCCAGCCCCGCCGCATGGCATCGCGCGCACACGACGTGGTTCTTCGAAGAGTTCGTCCTGGGTCGGCTGCCGGGGTACACCCCGCCCGACCCGGTATTCCGGTTCCTGTTCAACTCGTACTACGAGGCGGTCGGCCCGCGGCAACCCCGGCCAGAGCGTGGGCTCATCACTCGCCCGTCGGTGGCCGAGATCGGGGACTTCCGCGCCCGCGTGGACGAGTCCGTGGTCGACGCGCTCGAGGCGGGGCGAGTCGACGAGCGCGGGCTGGAACTGATGGAGCTGGGCTGCCACCACGAGCAGCAGCATCAGGAGCTGCTGCTCGCGGACATCAAACATCTCTTCTCGCATAACCCCACCGATCCGGTGTACGTCCACAGGTCCGCGGACCCGGCCGTGGCGGTGCCGGGGGAGACCGGCTGGCTCGCCGTCGTCGAGGGGATCGCCGAGATCGGCGCGCAGAACCCCGTCGACGGCGACCCCGGGGCAGCGTTCTCCTACGACAACGAGCGCCCCCGTCACCGCGTGTGGATCCCCGGCGGCGAGGTGGCCACCCGCCAGGTCACCGTGGGCGAGTGGAAGCAGTTCATGGCCGACGGCGGCTACTCCCGGCCCGAACTGTGGCTGTCCGACGGGTGGGCCACGGTCCAGGCTGAGGGCTGGGACGCGCCCGGGTACTGGCGGCGCGAGGACGACGGCCCCGACGCCGACGCGGTATATGGCCGGTGGACGACCTTCACCCTGAGCGGACGACGCCCGACCGTGGACGCCGAACCGGTCATCCACGTGTCCTTCTACGAGGCCGACGCCTACGCCCGCTGGGCCGGCGGACGACTGCCCACCGAGTTCGAGTGGGAGATCGCCGCCACCGGGTGGGAGATCCGCGACGAGCTCGACCCCGACAGGTGCCACCCGCAACCCGCAGCGGAGCGGACGATCGGCGGCGTGTGGGAGTGGACGTCCAGCGCCTACCTGCCGTACCCCGGGTTCGTCACCGAGGAGGGCGCGGCCGGCGAGTACAACGGCAAATTCATGTCCGACCAGCACGTTCTACGCGGCGGCAGCGCCTTCACGCCCGCCGGCCACACCCGACACACGTACCGGAACTTCTACCCCGCCGCGTCACGATGGGCGGCCACCGGGCTGAGGCTCGCCCGGTGA
- a CDS encoding L-histidine N(alpha)-methyltransferase, producing MGGHRAEARPVSRVQDVESQRGVVRAVGAAGVPGETSTTTRTTTTTTATTTTTTSTANPDTAALESDLLDGFFADPPTLAPRWFYDEKGSLLFDQITRLAEYYPTRAEAEILRARAADIVGSADTMVELGAGTCEKTRALLDVFAPGPAASEPAPPEAASTCPEAASNGSAAAADAGPLFVPVDISTEMLFGSARALTAEYPGLRVVPVVGDLTALDGPLPGEPGRRMVLFLGGTIGNFSDAQRADFFTMLRAIMDPGDRLVVGFDLVKSPERLTAAYDDSAGVTAEFDLNMLDVIARTVECTGLDRADFRHEAVWNPGESRIEMWLRAVRDVHVEFPTLGRSRTLAAGEGIRTEIARKFEPDVLADELAGYGYVRPTVWTDDAGDFGLVVVVVD from the coding sequence ATGGGCGGCCACCGGGCTGAGGCTCGCCCGGTGAGCCGCGTGCAGGACGTGGAGTCGCAGCGTGGAGTGGTTCGAGCCGTCGGAGCTGCCGGAGTCCCCGGGGAGACGAGTACGACCACAAGAACGACGACGACAACGACAGCGACGACGACAACGACAACGAGCACCGCCAACCCCGACACCGCAGCCCTTGAATCCGATTTGCTCGACGGGTTCTTCGCCGACCCGCCGACGCTGGCGCCCCGCTGGTTCTACGACGAGAAGGGCAGCCTGCTGTTCGACCAGATCACCAGGCTGGCCGAGTATTACCCCACCCGCGCAGAAGCGGAGATCCTGCGGGCGCGGGCCGCTGACATCGTGGGCAGCGCGGACACGATGGTAGAGCTCGGGGCGGGTACCTGCGAGAAGACCAGGGCGCTGCTCGACGTCTTCGCGCCGGGACCGGCCGCCTCTGAGCCGGCCCCTCCCGAGGCTGCGTCGACCTGCCCCGAGGCCGCGTCGAACGGCTCGGCCGCCGCAGCCGATGCCGGGCCGCTGTTCGTGCCGGTCGACATCAGCACCGAGATGCTCTTTGGCTCCGCCCGGGCGCTGACCGCCGAGTACCCCGGGCTGCGCGTCGTCCCGGTCGTCGGCGATCTCACCGCCCTAGACGGCCCCCTGCCGGGTGAGCCGGGCAGACGGATGGTGCTGTTCCTCGGTGGGACGATCGGCAACTTCTCCGATGCCCAGCGCGCCGACTTCTTCACCATGCTGCGCGCCATCATGGACCCGGGCGACCGATTGGTGGTCGGGTTCGATCTGGTCAAGAGTCCCGAGCGGCTCACCGCGGCCTACGACGACTCCGCCGGGGTCACCGCCGAGTTCGATCTCAACATGCTCGATGTGATCGCCCGTACCGTCGAGTGCACCGGTCTGGACCGCGCCGATTTCCGACACGAGGCCGTGTGGAATCCCGGCGAGAGCCGGATCGAGATGTGGCTACGTGCTGTCCGCGACGTGCACGTCGAGTTCCCCACACTGGGACGCTCGCGAACTCTCGCCGCAGGGGAAGGCATCCGCACCGAGATCGCGAGGAAGTTCGAGCCGGACGTCCTTGCCGACGAGCTGGCGGGCTACGGATATGTGCGCCCGACCGTGTGGACGGACGACGCAGGGGACTTTGGACTTGTTGTCGTCGTCGTCGATTAG